DNA from Petropleomorpha daqingensis:
TAGGTCTTCTGCTGCGGGCTGGTCAGCTTGAGGATCAGCATGTGCTCGGCGAGCCAGCCCTCGTCGCGGGCCATGACCGAGGCGATCCGCAGCGAGTAGCACTTCTTGCCCAGCAGTGCGTTGCCGCCGTAGCCCGAGCCGTACGACCAGATCATCCGCTCCTCGGGGAACTGGACGATGTACTTGGTCTGGCTGCAGGGCCACGGGACGTCGTCCTGGCCCGGCTCGAGCGGGGCACCGACGGAGTGCATGGCGGGGACGAAGTCGGCCGACTCCCCCATGGCCTCGAGGACGTGCGATCCGATGCGGGCCATGACCCGCATGGAGACGACGACGTACTCGGAGTCGGTGAGCTCGACGCCGAACATCGGGCTCTCGGCCTCGACCGGGCCCATGCAGAACGGGATGACGTACATCGTCCGGCCGCGCATGCACCCGCGGTACAGCTCGGTCATGACCGACTTCATCTCGGCCGGTTCCATCCAGTTGTTGGTCGGACCGGCGTCGGCCTCGTCGACCGAGCAGATGAACGTGCGGTCCTCGACGCGGGCGACGTCGCTCGGGTCGGAGGCGCACCAGAAGGAGTTCGGCTTCTTCTCCAGGCGGGTGAAGGTGCCGGCGTCCACGAGCTTCTGGGTGAGCCGCTCCCACTCCTCGTCACTGCCGTCGACCCACACCACCTGGTCGGGCGTCGTCAGCTCGACCATCTCCTGGACCCACGCCAGCAGGCGCGGGTGCCGCGTCGGTGCAGCTGTCGGGGCGGTGTCGAGCCCGGGGGTGGCCACAGAAGTCACGGCATCTCCATCCATGCGGGAAAGCTGCTGGTTTGCGGAGACGACCTAGACGTCTGAGTCTCCGGATCCGGTGAGGTTACCGAGGGCGCGCCGTCCTGTAACCGTGAGAAACATTACGTATAGGACGTCTCGGAGACCGGCCGGAAGGCTCTGCCACGCTGGGGCGTTCACTGCACTCCGTGACGCCCCCCGCCCTGTCCCAGCCCCTGACCCTCCGCGACCGGACGCTGCCCAACCGGCTCGTGGTCGCCCCCATGTGCCAGTACTCGGTCAGCGACGGGCTGGTCGGCGACTACCACCTCGTGCACCTCGGCCGGTTCGCGCTCGGCGGCTTCGGGCTGGTGATCGTCGAGGCGACCGCGGTCACCGCGGACGGGCGGATCAGCCACGGCGACGTCGGGCTCTGGTCCGCTGCCCACGTGCCCGGGCTGGCCCGGATCGCCGACTTCCTGCACGGGCAGGGCGCGCTGGCCGGCGTCCAGCTGGCGCACGCCGGCGCCAAGGCGAGCAGCCGCCGCCCCTGGGAGGGCGGCGGGCCGGTGACGCCGGAGAACGCGAACCCGGGCGAGGATCCGTGGCCGACGGTCTCGGCCAGCGCCGTGGCCGCGGTGCCCGACGGTCCGCTGCCGCACGCGCTGACCGTCGCCGAGCTCGACGACGTGCGCGAGGCGTTCGTGGCCGCCACCCGGCGGGCGGTCGAGGCGGGCTTCGACGTCGTCGAGATCCACGCCGCGCACGGCTACCTGCTGCACCAGTTCCTCTCGCCGATGTCCAACCACCGGGACGACGAGTACGGCGGCTCGCCCGAGGCGCGGATGCGCTTCCCGCTCGAGGTGGTCTCGGCGGTTCGGGAGGCCTGGCCGGACGACCGGCCGCTGTTCGTGCGGGTCTCGGCGGTGGACGGCTCCCGTCAGGGCATCACGATCGAGGACACCGTGGCCTTCTGCCGCGAGCTCGAGGCAGTCGGTGTCGACGTCGTCGACGTGTCCGGCGGCGGGGTCGGCGGCGGCTGGGAGCACCCGATCGGCTACGGCTACCAGGTGCCCTACGCGGAGCGGATCCGCTCGGAGGCGGGGATCGCGACGATGGCGGTGGGGCTGCTGGTGGACGCCGCGCAGGCCGAGGCGGTCGTCGCTGCGGAGCGGGCAGACCTGGTCGCGTTCGCCCGCGAGGCGCAGGACGACCCGAACTTCGCGGTGCACGCGCTGCGCTCGTTGGACGGCGGCTCGTTCGACGCGTACCCGGTGCAGGCAGGGCCGCGGCTGGCCGGGCGCGCGCGGCTGCTGAACCGGCTCGGCCCGTGGACCGGGCCGGATCCGGTCCAAGTGGAGGCTCCCAGGTCGTAACCTGCGCGGCCATGTCGCCGCGCCGGCTGCTCGTCGTCCTGTCCGCTGCCCAGCTGGCCGTCGGCCTGCTCGGCCAGGTCGTCGCGCTGCGCCGCCGGACCCCGTACGACTTGCCGTTCCTCAGCGGACGTCCCGAGCACGTGGGGCGCGACTCGCTCTGGATGGGGACGGCGTACAGCGCGCCGGCGCCCATGCTCGTGGCGCAGGCGGCGGCGATCCGGTCGCTCGCGCAGGGTCCGGACGACGGCGCCCGTCGCGCCCTGGGGGCGCTCGGGGCGCTGATGGTGCCGGGCTACCTCATGGAGCGGGCCGACCGGCGGCGGCTACGGCCTTCCGGCTGGGACGCCGTCGAGACGCCGATCGCCGTCGCCGGGCTGGGCCTGGCCGCGGCGATGGCCGTGCTCGGGCATCAGGAGCGGTCCGGGGCGTAGACCGGGCCGAGCTGCGCGACGAACTCGTCCCACTCGGGCGGCCGGGGGCCTCCGGTGAGCTCGGCGTCGAGCCCGTCGAGGTACCAGTGCCAGCCGGTCGCGATGTCGCCCAGGCCGTCCACGCCGGGGAGCACCTGCGTGAACACGAGGACGGTGCGGCCTTCCTCCTCGGTCAGGTCCAGCTCGACCCGCCAGGAGAGCGGTTCCGGCCACTGCAGGACGAGCCTGCGCGGGGGCTCGCACTCGACGATCGTCATCGGCATGCCCTCGTCGCCGGCCTCGTGGGTCATCGAGAAGGTGCCGGTGCCGCCCGAGCCGCGCTCGCCCGCGTAGGTGCCGATCCAGTGGACGGTCCGCTCGTTGTCGGTGAGCGCCGACCAGACGTCGTCGATCGGGTCGGGCCAGGAGCGGCGGAAGACCAGCCGCCGTCCGCCGTCGGGCTCGGGGGTGACGACGCCGCGGCGGTCGTCGGGGCTGTCGGTCATGCGGGTTCTCCGATCCGGCGGGCCCGCCGACCGCGGGCGAGCTCGGTGTCGAGGGCGTCCAGCCGCTGCGCCCAGAGGTCGCGGTAAGGCTCCAGCCAGGCGTCGAGCTCGCGCAGCGGGGCCGGGTCGAGGGCGTAGAGCCGCCGTCGTCCCTCGGTGCGGGACCGGACCAGGCCCGCCTCGCGCAGCACGCGCAGGTGGCGGCTGATCGCCGGCCGGCTCACCGGGAACCGGTCGGCGAGGTCACCGGCGGCGATCTCGCCGGCGGCCAGGAGCTCGAGGAGCTCCCGCCGCGTGGGGTCGGCGATCGCGGCCAGGGCGTTCACGCGGAGATGTGTAACACATCGGTTACGCGTCGGACCAGGGGTTGGCCGCTCCGGGACCGGGGCATGCGAGCGGCATGACCGTCACCGACCCCGACGTCCCGGATCCGCTGAACGACCCGCGCACGACGCAGGCCGACCCCGGCGCCGTCGCGCAGGGCGAGGACCTCGCCTCGACCGAGGACGACGCCACGGCGACCGGCGAGGACGAGCTGCAGGCCGGTCGGACGCCCGCCGACGACGCCGGGGGTGGCGACGTCACCGGTGGCGGCGTCGAGTAGCCGACGAGACCGTCCCTCCGCGATGAGTTGTCGGGTCGCCGGTCGTCTCCGCTAGGACGGGCCGTCGACCCGACGGCTGTCCGGAGCGAGGAGGGACGCGATGGAGACCATCAACCTGGGCGCACGGGACGGGCTGCCCCCGGTGGACTGGGCGACCGTCGTCGAGAAGCTCGACGCGCGGTCGGCGCCGGCACCGGACGCGCCGAACTCCCGCACCACGTGGCTGACCACCCTCAACGAGGACGGCAGCCCGCACGTGACGGCGGTCGGCGCGCTCTGGCTGGACGGCGCGTTCTGGTTCCAGACGGGCGCCACGACCCGGAAGGGGCGCAACGTCGCACGCGATCCCCGCTGCTCGGTCGCCGTGTCGGTGCGGGACGCGGACATCGTCGTCGAGGGGGACGCCGCACGGGTGACCGAGCCCGGCGCCCTGGCGCGCATCGCCCGGGCGTGGGCGGACGGCGGCTGGCCGGCGGAGCCGGACGCGAGCGGGACCGGCATCACCGCCCCGTTCAACGCACCGTCGCAGGGGCCGCCGCCGTGGCTCGTGTACCGGATCGAGCCGCGCTCCGCGACGGCGGTCGTGTCGGCGGAACCGGGCGGTCTGAGCCGCTTCCGGTTCTGAGACCTACACGGCGCAGTTGTCGCCCTCGCAGCCGTCGGCGTCCGGCACGGTGATCAGCGGGTGGGCGTCGGCCCAGGCGCGCTCGAGGAGCTGCAGCAGCAGGTCGGCCGGCTGGGCGCCGGCGGCGCCGTACTTCCGGTCGACGACGAAGAACGGGACGCCGGTCGCGCCGAGTGCCTGCGCGGTCGCGGCGTCCTCGCGGACGGCGGGCAGGTAGCGGCGGTCGGCGAGCACCTCGCGGACCTCGGCCTCGTCGAGACCGATCTCGACGGCGAGCGGCACGAGGTCGTCGACGGAGAAGACCGTGCGGCCCTCCTCGAAGTGGGCGTGGAGCAACCGCTCCTTCATCTCGCCGCCCTTGCCCTTCTCGGTGGCCAGGTGGAGCAGCTCGTGCGCGAGCAGGGTGTTGCCGCTGATCCCGTTGGCCAGGTCGTACCGCAGCCCCTCGCCCGCGGCCATCTCCTCGACGCGGCCCTGCATCTGGCGCATCTCGTCGACGGAGCGGCCGTACTTCTCGGCCAGCGCCGGCAGCGTGGGGAACGTCGTCCCCTCGGGGATGGTCGGGTCGAGCTGGAAGGAGCGCCAGACGACCTCGACCTGGTCGCGGTGGGGGAACTTCTCCAGCGCGGTCTCCAGGCGACGCTTGCCGATGTAGCACCAGGGACACACGACGTCGGACCACACCTCGATCTGCATGGTCGGATGAACGTTCAACGATCCGGGATCATTCCGGGCGGTGAGCCTGGACCTGCGCGTTGCCGTCCCCCGCCGTCGGGTCGAGGAACACGTAGCGCACGCCGTCGTGCCGGGCGACCAGCCGCCGCTCGGCCTCGTCCGCCGTCTGCTCGATGTCGTCGGCGGTGGCGTCGTCGGCGAAGTCCACCTTGGCGGCCACGACGAGCTGACCGGGGCCGATCACCGACGTGATGAGGAAGGGCACCTCCGCCACGTGCGGCAGGGCGTTGATCTCCTGGCGCAGCTCCTCCTCGATCCGCGGCGACGCCGACTGCCCGATCAGCAGCGAGACGTTGGCCCGGGCCAGCGAGATGGCCACCAGGAGCAGCAGGACGCCGATGGTGATGGCTGCGATGCCGTCCCACATCGGGTTGCCGGTCATGTGCTCGAGGAACAGGCCGATCGCGGCGAACACGAGCCCGATCAGCGCCGCGGTGTCCTCGAAGGTCACCGCCTTGACGGTGGTGTCGGTGGTCGCCCGCAGGTACCGGCCCGGTGTGACCTGCCACTTGCGCGCGGCGCCGCGGACCTGGCGCACCGCCTTGAGCCACGACGTCCCCTCGAGGACGAAGGAGACCGCGAGCACGATGTAGGAGACCAGCGGCGAGCCCTGCTCCTCGCCGTTGACGATGGTCGTCACGCCCTGCCAGATCGAGAAGCCGGCGCCGAGGGCGAAGGTCGCCAGCGAGGCGAGGAACGCCCAGAAGTAGGTCTCCCGGCCGTAGCCGAAGGGGTGCTTGTCGTCGGCCGGCCGGTTGCCGCGCTTGAGGGCGACGAACAGCAGGATCTCGGTGATCGTGTCGGCGACCGAGTGGGCGGCCTCCGACAGCATCGCCGAGGAGTGGCTGATCATGCCGCCGATGAACTTGGCGACGGCGATGCCGAAGTTGGCCAGCCCCGCTACGACGACGGTGCCGGTGCTCTCCCCGCC
Protein-coding regions in this window:
- a CDS encoding pyridoxamine 5'-phosphate oxidase family protein, encoding METINLGARDGLPPVDWATVVEKLDARSAPAPDAPNSRTTWLTTLNEDGSPHVTAVGALWLDGAFWFQTGATTRKGRNVARDPRCSVAVSVRDADIVVEGDAARVTEPGALARIARAWADGGWPAEPDASGTGITAPFNAPSQGPPPWLVYRIEPRSATAVVSAEPGGLSRFRF
- a CDS encoding NADH:flavin oxidoreductase/NADH oxidase — its product is MTPPALSQPLTLRDRTLPNRLVVAPMCQYSVSDGLVGDYHLVHLGRFALGGFGLVIVEATAVTADGRISHGDVGLWSAAHVPGLARIADFLHGQGALAGVQLAHAGAKASSRRPWEGGGPVTPENANPGEDPWPTVSASAVAAVPDGPLPHALTVAELDDVREAFVAATRRAVEAGFDVVEIHAAHGYLLHQFLSPMSNHRDDEYGGSPEARMRFPLEVVSAVREAWPDDRPLFVRVSAVDGSRQGITIEDTVAFCRELEAVGVDVVDVSGGGVGGGWEHPIGYGYQVPYAERIRSEAGIATMAVGLLVDAAQAEAVVAAERADLVAFAREAQDDPNFAVHALRSLDGGSFDAYPVQAGPRLAGRARLLNRLGPWTGPDPVQVEAPRS
- a CDS encoding SRPBCC family protein; translated protein: MTDSPDDRRGVVTPEPDGGRRLVFRRSWPDPIDDVWSALTDNERTVHWIGTYAGERGSGGTGTFSMTHEAGDEGMPMTIVECEPPRRLVLQWPEPLSWRVELDLTEEEGRTVLVFTQVLPGVDGLGDIATGWHWYLDGLDAELTGGPRPPEWDEFVAQLGPVYAPDRS
- a CDS encoding ArsR/SmtB family transcription factor, with amino-acid sequence MNALAAIADPTRRELLELLAAGEIAAGDLADRFPVSRPAISRHLRVLREAGLVRSRTEGRRRLYALDPAPLRELDAWLEPYRDLWAQRLDALDTELARGRRARRIGEPA
- a CDS encoding cation diffusion facilitator family transporter, translated to MAKVTADDSASTPGPPVPAAQGDVGSPEHDTGGESTGTVVVAGLANFGIAVAKFIGGMISHSSAMLSEAAHSVADTITEILLFVALKRGNRPADDKHPFGYGRETYFWAFLASLATFALGAGFSIWQGVTTIVNGEEQGSPLVSYIVLAVSFVLEGTSWLKAVRQVRGAARKWQVTPGRYLRATTDTTVKAVTFEDTAALIGLVFAAIGLFLEHMTGNPMWDGIAAITIGVLLLLVAISLARANVSLLIGQSASPRIEEELRQEINALPHVAEVPFLITSVIGPGQLVVAAKVDFADDATADDIEQTADEAERRLVARHDGVRYVFLDPTAGDGNAQVQAHRPE
- a CDS encoding DsbA family oxidoreductase, translated to MQIEVWSDVVCPWCYIGKRRLETALEKFPHRDQVEVVWRSFQLDPTIPEGTTFPTLPALAEKYGRSVDEMRQMQGRVEEMAAGEGLRYDLANGISGNTLLAHELLHLATEKGKGGEMKERLLHAHFEEGRTVFSVDDLVPLAVEIGLDEAEVREVLADRRYLPAVREDAATAQALGATGVPFFVVDRKYGAAGAQPADLLLQLLERAWADAHPLITVPDADGCEGDNCAV